TCTGATCCCAAGTTACATTATAGATTTTtcagtaaaaattaaaatgttattgTTTTTATATGATCTAATTGCCTCCTTTGTGATTATCATTATCTTCGCAGATGATGCATACAGAGAAAGAGGTTCAGGCGACGTTATTATTGTTGTTGCGAcgttattattgttgttgttggtgaCAAAACTGACGTGTTTTCTTGCATGATGTCTTTGATACCAGGTGAACTCGGCACATGCATTCTTGCTTCCGCTTGTCTATCAAAGCTTTATGGCGTTTCTTGAACTACACAAGAAGTTACTTGAGCCTCTCACGTGGTATTAACTGAAACTTTTTGAGCTTGATGAGTTTTTTGGATGCTTCTCAGTCAGGTACTACTACTACTAATAGTTTTGTGATTCGGGTCGAAATTTATCTTTGTAATTGAGCTTATCGCATATGAGTCCAGAGCTAACACTagcaaaattaatatttataattgagCTCATTGCATATGAGTCCAGAGCTAACACTAGCAAAATTTCAGGTCAATTAAAACTGGAAAGACTTACGTATGTGACTTGTGTGAGGGAATAGAATCTCTATTGTCCCTTGTACATGTTTTACAGTTTTAGGGATGCTGAGAGATCAGATTACATACCCTCTAGGCAGAGAAAAAGGGGCGACAAAACTGACGTGTGTTTGGAGTGATATTCATTAATAAGACCAGCGCCAAAGAAAATTTTGACACTTAAGTTATTAAAGGACATGGTTGATGTGAACCAAAAGAACACTTCAAATTCATTacaaggaggaggaggctgtccttgtttaattgaaaatttaagAAACTTGTGAAGCAAACAAAAGAATGGAtcgagtctttttttttttttggtggcaTCTTTAATCATACCAGCGTTAAATTTTTGTGACATCAAGACAAGTATCGATCAGTAAAGGGGAAGATAAGGATAAATACTTTTGGAACGGTATATTTAAAAAGAACAACCAGATTCAAAAAAACAACGAAgggaaacaaaagaaatcaaATGAAACAGCATAATTTTATTACACTTGATATTGAATACCAGACGAAAGGATACGTTTACCTTTGGAGTCTAGCTTTGGTGGGAACCAAAAAGGGCCTGGGAAAGCAAGGTCTCCACCCCTCTCTTTCCAAACATCATCCATGCATTTTATTCCAAAGCTCGTGTCGCTTAAATGATAGATGCAGTTTGGTCTCTTGTCATGCAAACAAGATGCCGGGAGACAAAAAGATTCAGCCTTAGAGATGAAAATGCACTCACCTCCAAAGTCTTTAGTATACACAGCGTTTCCTTCCTCGTCTATTCTCAACACAAGGAATAGGTCCATTTCACTCCTCCCGTCTTGTGGGTTGATATCTTTAGACCATTTCACCAGAAAAGTCTCACCTGTGTGTGACGACTCCACCAAGTAGTGCTCCATCCTGCATGACCAGTCCGAGTGCTTCCAGTCGAACTTTCTCAGAAACTCTTTCTCGATAAACGTACCCGTGCTCTTTACATACAGGTCTTCAAACACGCGTTGTTTCGGGTACGTCAGCATCTGAATCTTTGGTTCGTTCAGGTGTCTCCCAAGATCACATGATGCTGTGTAGTTTCCTCCAGCAGCTGGCATGGAGAACATGCCATCTCTCTTGGAGTACATTACATGGGAGGAGAAGAAGCTGGGGTCTGAGATTCTGATGTTGCTCCACTTGCAATCTCTCTGAGCAGGCCTACACAAGCTTAGCTGAGGTCCCAAGAACTTGACAGCCACGATGCAGTCTTCATCCTCTGGAGAGGAAGAGGACATTGCTATGTTGGTTACGATTTGGGTTTGGCAATGAGGCAGAGTTACAAGAGGAGGCAAGGGAATACGTTTTGGGTCTGTATACGACGCATAGGGGTCGAAGTCATCTTGAAGACGAATGATCCCATTTTTCAAAGTTGCTACCCAGCCGTGGGATGCTCCTATGGTGGTTCCCATCCCCTTTGCTAACGCCATAGGCACCTTCTTTTGTGTGCAGTCGATCAATTTATCAACATAGCTGTAGATAGCTAGATATCCAACGTCACCATCTCTCACAGTAGTTCCACAAGGTGTTACTTTGAAGATGTGATTAGAGAAGCTCCGAGAAGAAGCAGTGAGGTGGCTTACTCCAAAGGATGGCTTGAGCCGCCTGAGAAGACGAGACATGGCTCTGCTTCTTCTTTCTACTCCTTCATACGTTAAATATATAAACCCTTGGACCTCCAAGTCTGATTTTCCTATTACTACTCTACTAACAATCAAAGTGAATATTCCTTTCATTCCATATATATTGAttgaatcatatttttaagggaaagaatttaatcaaattaattaCATTCTATTTCCTCCAAATCAAACGAAATCAGTAAACATGGAAGCGTTCAATTTCTGCGGAGAAAGAATCGAGAAACTACATACCATTATAAAATCTGAGGTACAAGATTGCTTGTATTCGCATAAGGTCTAAATAGCTTTTGgctttattattgttttaaaactaCGTAAGTGTCTTGCTGAGTCTACTCTGCTGTCTGCTCGATAGAACGTAGCTCCCAGTTTCCTTCTCCATCAATCAGCCTTAGCTCCAAGGAGTGGAACGGGATCAGAGCCGGACGCTGTcgtttttgagaaaaaaagagTGATGAGATTTTGGTTGGTCATGAATGAACGGGCAAAAAAAGAACTTACTTGTGATGAGGTTATGAAAGTAACTCCCATGTCTTTTGCAACCCTGTAGAGCTGTTCCTCAACATCAACACTCGTCGCACTGCAAAAAACCAAAGACCAGatatataagttaaaaaaagaTGATTGCAAACTTCATTAGGAGAAGAAGACTCTGGTCATATTACTTGGTGCATTCATCAAGGATTCCAAACTTGGGTCTGTGAAAGAACAAACGTGCCTACAATACAAAAACTCAGATTATTCACGTAAATCATAAAGCTGAATATGTGTGGTTGTTGCCTCTACAGAAGACTTACCATGCCTAGCCTCTGTTGTTCTCCAAGAGATAATATGTCTTCCCAGTTGGTAGTAGCATCCCAACCACTTTCATCTCTTTCCAATAGATAAACTAAACGAACATTCTCCAGTATGGTTTTCAAATGAACGTCCAGAATGTTTCCAGCTTCAGCTGAGGTTTCTCCTGTTATTTGCAACAATAAACCATGAGAGATGGGAAGATCATCAAATAGCTCTACAGATTGTGTTCGGAGAGTATTGATTTGAGAATCAAACCGACCTTTTGAAGTAAATGACTTACCATTGGTGTACAGCTTTGCTGCCCTtttctctgcttcttctttaGATAGAGGGTATATAATCTGATCTCTCAGCGTCCCTAAACATGTATAAGGTCGCTGAGGGACAAAAAAGATGCCATTCCCTGACCCAAGTTCCTTGATGTCCAATGATGGTTTGGAAAGTCTTCCACATACAGTGGGCCAGATATCTCTAAGGACTCTAAATACAGAAGTCTTTCCACTACCATTTGGACCTGAAATTGTTTTGCTAGTGTTAGCTCTGGGACTCATGCAATAAGTTCAATGACAAAAGATTAATTCACCAACCTGTGACGAGTAAGCTTTTCCCTGAAACTATTTCGCATGACAACTTGCTTGCCATCAATTTCTGAGCAGGGGTAATGATGTCCACCTCTGAAAAGGAAATCCGATCTTGAGAATCCAAACGGCTTCTGTGATTATCTGAGGTAGCACCTGAAAAACAGTTGCACAAAACGAATATGATCAACGGACGTTCTTTATAGCATATGTCTATGCCTTATAATAAGAAGtgtgaacatatatatatatatatgctcttAGTACCTGACTGAGAAGCCTCCAAAAACTCATCGAGCTCAAAAATTCTGTTAATACCACCGGAGAGCTCAAGGAACTTCTTGTGTAGTTCAAGAATATCACCAAACGCCATAAAGCTTTGAGAGACGACGGAAGCTAGATACCGCAATGCATGTGCCAATTCACCTAGTATGAAAGACGTCATGCAAGAAAGCCTTATTTAgagaaaatttacaaaattaattggtTCACGCCGAAAAGTGTGACAGATCTTCACCTTGAGTGGAGACAAGTGCTCTGTCTCCCTTGTGTTCTAGGGCATACAACAAACTCAATCCCCAAGTCACATTATTGGGAAGCTGCTTTGTCACGAAATCATCAAGAATGCCATACACCCATTTCTTCTTCAGGAGCATGAGCGAGTGGTCCAGTAGTGCCCTGAATTTTGTGTCAACCATCTGCTCCATGAAAAATCAACAAACATAAGGGCAGGTTCCCCTATAAGACGTGTTAAAGCTTCACGCTCGCAAGTGACACAATATTTGACATGATAAGGCCATCATCACACAAATTCGaatatctttttttcttaagaatCCTTATCGGATTTCTCTTGTCGTAGCTCTGCTTCACAATTAGACCGCGCAAAATCCAACAGTTATAGCTTGGGAATTAAGACACTTACAGCTTTTTCTCGAGCTCCACCTCCAAAGAATGCAATGGATTCAGCATGTGTGTTCAGCCTCTCGTGCATAAACCTACATAAGCAGGAAGAAGTTGGTCCAGCTAGACGCTATAACGCAATCATCTGCAAAGTGGAAGAAACGTAAAAAAACTTACCTAAACTTCCCCTCGAGTTGCTGTTCTTCACCGGCTAGATCACCGAAATCTGGAGCAACACGTCTCAGAAAACCAAGACCAAGTAACATATACGTATAAAGTATGGCAACTCCTCTCTGTCCAGTCAATAGCTTCATCCTCCAGGTAAACCTTcaattcaatttttatatttcagacCAATTAAGAAGCATGAAACAAATATCAGGAGAACAATCCAAGAAAATGTACTTACCAAAGAATGTCAACCGATGGCTTCACCATTCCAGTAAGAAGTCCAGACAAGTCATGGGTTAATTTTTCCAGGTCACGAGTGAGTCTTTGGTCCGCATCAATACTATTGCCTGACATGTGGAAGACCTGAAAATATGAACCCAATGAGATCCTAAGTGTCTCTAAATTTGCAACATCAActtaaaagaaaagaacaatAAACAGCCTTTATGCAGCATAGAACAGCCACAGATGGATATATATTTCAGATTGGTAAAATCTCAGCATATTTCTTACATGTGAAAGACTTTCTTTAGCCATTAAGTCAAGTTCATAGTCATAATTCACAATGCATGAAGCATGTTAGCACAGTATCTTTGAGCGTATAGATTTGACCTAACCTTGTAAAACGCATTATTTCTCAAGTAATTCCGAAGCAGATGTTGAGTCAAACGAATCCTCCACCCTAGAGCTAGCCTTTGCGTTAGATGCCTGAAGAAAATGTTACAGAAAAAAGGTCAGGTGAAACCACATAAGCAAGGGGTGCTCTAACTGTAACTAATaatctaacaaaaaaactaatttcataagacaaaaaagaaaagagaaaagtaCAATGAAGGTTTTGAACATgcataaaaaaggaaacattaCTTTAATGAAGGAGCAATGACAGAAGATGCACCACTTTGGAGAACACTCAAACCAATCAGACGAACAAAGGCTGCCTTATCTTGCTCCAAGACATACTTCACAGTGGTGCCTGAAAAATCATATGCGGTAGTTAGAAAAAGGAGCCCTATCAATAAAACTAATCAGGTAAGAAATCGGAGTATGTTTACCATTCAACGATGCTATTCGGTCAGAGATCAGTGTTCTTGAGACGACAAGGCAAGCAACCAAAAGCAGTTGTCCTCCTTGTTTGTCAAATAGAGTGGGTATCTGAAACGTAACAATGAAGTGGTCAGATACTTTTAGTATTTATGTGGGACTAATAAGCCAAGCGGAACAAATAGTGGGGCTTCCAAGGAAGCTAAGGAAATGCATCTGTATTTTTTCCAGGTTACCAAAAGTTGGTACAagtgtttttaataaaattcacaTTAGTAACTCAAGCTCACCAATGTGTTCAACATTGCAGCTACTCTTAATGGCAACGCCCTTGGCGGTGTTCGAGGCTGAGGAAAACGAGGCAACACAACACTTTTatcaacaaccggtgatttttCGATTAACTGCGTCGAGTACGGCTGAGCCTTTGAATTTGTTTTGGCAGATTCCTACATAGCACCAAGTATCAAGGTTACAACCACCAAAACAGCACATCTCAACGAAGCTTAAAAAATATTCATGAGCTTCTGAAGACCTTTCTAGCTGCAGCAAACGCTCGTTGAACAACCATCGCATCATTTTGCCGATTAGTATCTGAAATTTGCACTGAGTCTACTCCAGCGTCCGTCAGAAGCACAGAGTCGTCCCTGAAAGTTTAGTCATTTTAAATTATAGATGCAAGACTTTGATAATCCTCAGAAACGTGGTTAAGAAAAAatgccaacctcttgtagtgaACATTCCATCCACCTTCTCCGTCTAATGACAGAATAACATCATGGAATGCAACAAGGGCTGGACGATGGGATATTGTTATGCAAGAAGTTCCCATAGCTCGAACCTTAGCAGCAAAACGTTCTTCCATATCAGTTGTCACAGCACTTGTGCATTCATCAAGAATTGCAAATTTGGGTTTGTGATAGAACAGTCTGGCCATTCCCAATCTCTGTTGCTCTCCAAGAGATAATTCATCACCCCAGTTAACCTCTCTGTCTGGTTGGTATCTATCCAATAAATATTCTAGGTCGACCTATAAGCAGCAGAGACAGAAATAATC
The sequence above is drawn from the Brassica napus cultivar Da-Ae chromosome A8, Da-Ae, whole genome shotgun sequence genome and encodes:
- the LOC106359057 gene encoding uncharacterized protein LOC106359057; this translates as MSRLLRRLKPSFGVSHLTASSRSFSNHIFKVTPCGTTVRDGDVGYLAIYSYVDKLIDCTQKKVPMALAKGMGTTIGASHGWVATLKNGIIRLQDDFDPYASYTDPKRIPLPPLVTLPHCQTQIVTNIAMSSSSPEDEDCIVAVKFLGPQLSLCRPAQRDCKWSNIRISDPSFFSSHVMYSKRDGMFSMPAAGGNYTASCDLGRHLNEPKIQMLTYPKQRVFEDLYVKSTGTFIEKEFLRKFDWKHSDWSCRMEHYLVESSHTGETFLVKWSKDINPQDGRSEMDLFLVLRIDEEGNAVYTKDFGGECIFISKAESFCLPASCLHDKRPNCIYHLSDTSFGIKCMDDVWKERGGDLAFPGPFWFPPKLDSKVSGETISVPYLKVPMELLKEIGMIGASHGWVATLKNGVVCLQDDLDLPDTDPKRIPLPPFVTLPHCQTQIVTNVSMSSSSPDDDEDCIVAVKFLGPQLSLCRPAQSDCKWSNIRITDPNIK
- the LOC106361371 gene encoding ABC transporter D family member 1, whose product is MPSLQLLQLTERGRGLVASRRKSILLAAGVVAAGGAAVYLKSRISSRRLGSSRQCNGHSDDDEALEKMTGNDKKTAKKKKGGGLKSLQVLTAILLSQMGKMGARDLLALVGTVIFRTALSNRLAKVQGFLFRAAFLRRAPLFLRLITENIMLCFMLSTMHSTSKYITGALSLRFRKILTKLIHSHYFENMVYYKISHVDGRITHPEQRIASDVPRFSSELSELIQDDLTAVTDGILYAWRLCSYASPKYIFWILAYVLGAGTAIRNFSPSFGKLMSKEQQLEGEYRQLHSRLRTHSESIAFYGGETREESHIQQKFKNLVSHMSVVLHDHWWFGMIQDFLLKYLGATVAVILIIEPFFSGNLRPDDSTLGRAEMLSNIRYHTSVIISLFQALGTLSISSRRLSRLSGYADRIHELMAVSRELSGDDKISFQRNRSRNYLSEANYVEFSGVKVVTPTGNVLVEDLTLRVEQGSNLLITGPNGSGKSSLFRVLGGLWPLVSGHIVKPGVGSDLNKEIFYVPQRPYMAVGTLRDQLIYPLTSDQESVPLTETGMVELLKNVDLEYLLDRYQPDREVNWGDELSLGEQQRLGMARLFYHKPKFAILDECTSAVTTDMEERFAAKVRAMGTSCITISHRPALVAFHDVILSLDGEGGWNVHYKRDDSVLLTDAGVDSVQISDTNRQNDAMVVQRAFAAARKESAKTNSKAQPYSTQLIEKSPVVDKSVVLPRFPQPRTPPRALPLRVAAMLNTLIPTLFDKQGGQLLLVACLVVSRTLISDRIASLNGTTVKYVLEQDKAAFVRLIGLSVLQSGASSVIAPSLKHLTQRLALGWRIRLTQHLLRNYLRNNAFYKVFHMSGNSIDADQRLTRDLEKLTHDLSGLLTGMVKPSVDILWFTWRMKLLTGQRGVAILYTYMLLGLGFLRRVAPDFGDLAGEEQQLEGKFRFMHERLNTHAESIAFFGGGAREKAMVDTKFRALLDHSLMLLKKKWVYGILDDFVTKQLPNNVTWGLSLLYALEHKGDRALVSTQGELAHALRYLASVVSQSFMAFGDILELHKKFLELSGGINRIFELDEFLEASQSGATSDNHRSRLDSQDRISFSEVDIITPAQKLMASKLSCEIVSGKSLLVTGPNGSGKTSVFRVLRDIWPTVCGRLSKPSLDIKELGSGNGIFFVPQRPYTCLGTLRDQIIYPLSKEEAEKRAAKLYTNGETSAEAGNILDVHLKTILENVRLVYLLERDESGWDATTNWEDILSLGEQQRLGMARLFFHRPKFGILDECTNATSVDVEEQLYRVAKDMGVTFITSSQRPALIPFHSLELRLIDGEGNWELRSIEQTAE